The nucleotide window GGCGTGGCCAGGAGGTTGAGGAGACGGTCTTCATCCAGGCCGGTGGCCTGGCGGTCGTTCTGTGGGGCCGCGACAAGCTCGCCGACGACGCCGGCATCGCCGACCCGGGCACCGACGGCTTCGGCGGTGTGGCCCTCGCCCAGAACGTCCGATCCCGCGAGGAGGTGGACGAGGTGATCACCACGGCCACCGAGGCGGGTGCCACGGTGACCAAGCCGGCCCGGGAGACCTTCTACGGCGGCTACGCGGGCTACTTCACCGACCTGGACGGCCACGTCTGGGAGATCGCGTGGAATCCCGGCTTCGCCCTCGCGGACGACGGCACCCTCAATGTCCCTGACTTCAGCGCCATGGGCTGAGCCGCGCACCCACGAACACGGATCAGGGCGTCGGAGGCGGGCAGAGCAGCGGGTCCAGCAACGGCAGTTGCAGAGGGTTCAGGCAGACCGCCAGCAACGAGTTCGGCGAAGCCGTCGCAGTAGGGGTTGGAGTCGGAGAGGCCGACGTGACGGGCGGCGTCGGGACGGCTGAGGTGGACGGTTCCGTGGTGGGGATCGGCCCAGAGGTCGGCACCGGGGTGGGCGACGGCGCAGGGAGGTCCGACGGGGTGACGGCCGGCGCTACAGCCAACGCCACGGCCGGTGACAGCACTCTGGAGACGGCTGCCGCAGTCGACGGCCGGACAGCCGGGGCGTGCGGCGGGCTCCAGACGGCACTGTCGGCCGAACCGACCCGCGACCGGGGTGCCACCGGCCCGACGGCACCGATCGGCACGAGGGTCGCACCAGCCCTCGGCACGTCCAGGGCGATGGTCTCCGCCAGCGGCACGGGCTCGGATGCCAAGAGGTGCGGGTTCGGGCCGAGAGCGCCGGGGCCGACCGTCGCGAACACCACAGCTGCGATGGCGGCAGCACCGAGCGCCCGCCGGTCGGGGCGTACCGCGGTCAGGGGCGCGTCGTCGGGTGCCGCCAGCACGATAGGCGCGGGTCGGGCGCCCCGGTGTGCGGCCAGCAGCGCGTCGACCTGCGCCAGGACGGCAGCGCGATCCGTAGCGACAGCGAGGGTGAGGTAGAAGCGGAAGTTCGCCACGGCGTTGGCAGGGACGAGCAGCCCGGAGAGTCGACTGTGGTCGGGCAGCAGGGTGAACGGGGTGTCGGGGTGGTGGGCGGGGCCGACCAGGTCCTTGTACCGCCACTCGCGCCGGTGCTCACGGCCGTCGAAGGCCACCCGGTGGCTGGTCACGACGGCCATGCCGGTGTCGACGACACGTAGGCCCGCCGGCAGCGCCTCGCCCGAAGCCTCAGCGAAGGAACAGGAGCCGCCCGGCGTGGGCAGCCCGGGGATGTGCCGCGCCTCGGCCTCGACGAGCTGGGCGACGGGGAGGACGCGGAAGACGAGTTCGTCGTCGTCGAGGTCCACCGGTAGGCCGGTGCGGGGCTGCGTACACCCGAGGAAGCTGGCGGCTTCGATGCGGAGCCGGGCCAGGTGGTCGTCGCGGTCCCGCCAGGCGTCGGTGGCGTCGCGGTACGCGCGCTGCCGGCGCTCGTTCTCGCGCTCGGCCCAGGCGATCCGCCAGGGGGCGCAGGACACAGAGGTCACGGTCACACGCGGTACAACCGCTCATGTACGTGACAGGGAACGCGACCAGGATCGATGTGTCCCCTTGTGCCCGGAAGGAGAGAGTTGCAGGTGATCAGCCGGCCTGCCGCCGGTACGGCTGCGGGCCGTGGGTCGGGAACCGCGACTGGGTACGCGGTGGGTACGCCTCGCAGTGCTCGGCCCAGTGTTCGGCGGCGGTGGCGAGGGCGTCCGCGGACACGGTGAGGATCAGCGGGTAGATAGCCGTGGACGGGCGGCGCATCCACGGTGGCAGGGACTCGGCGGAGAACTCCACGATCAGTTCCAGCCGGCGGCGGCGCAGCACCCGGCTGCGCAGGGCCAGGTTGGGTTCGGTGAAGCTGACCATCGCCGGCGGCGCGCTGAGCCCGAGGGCGGCGGTGGCCTGCCCGTGCAGCCAGCCGCCGAGCGCGCGGGCCTCCTCGACCATCAGGCTCGGGTAGTGGTGTGACCAGGTCTGACCGTCGGCGGTGCGGGCGTCGACCTCGATGAGCAGCCAGTCGTGCCAGCCGGGCGTGGCGCGGTCGGGGTCGTCGGGCGGGTCGATGCCGGGCTGGTAGCCGACGGGGCGTACCCGCACCCGAGCGCCATCGTCAGACCGGATCTCCACTCGATCATTCTCGCCGAGTGAAGCGGACTTTTGGCCCCGAATCGGTCACTTGGTGATGGTCCGCCGCACACCCTGGTGGTTGGCGCAGGCCTTGGACCCGCCGCCGGCCAGGCTGATCGAGCCGTCGCGGCACTGCACGAGGTAACCCCGACCCGCCCAGAACTGCGGTACGCAGTCGAACCAGTCGCACACCTCGGCGGCCGGCTTGCGGATCCGCGTGCCGCCGCAGAAGTCGTACCCCAGCGGGTTCTCCGGCGCCCCGCAGCGCGGGCCCTGGGTCGCGCCTGGCGACGGGCGTGGTGACTTCGTCGGCTTCGTCGGCGGGGGTTTCAGGGCAAGCGCCGGGCCGATCCGCGCCGGCGCCACGCTGGGAGTGGTCGCCGGGGTGGCTGCGGCGGCGACCTCCGCGCCACCGGTCGGGTCGGACGGGTCCGACTCGATCAGCGCCGCCGGCACCAGCAGCGCGATGGCCGCCGCCACCGCGATGGTCCGCCGACCACCCGGCACCAGCGCGGAAACCCGGGCCTGCGCCGGGGTGTTCACGGCCGGCCGGAACGGCTTGAGCTGGGCGTGTTCGGCGATCAGCTCGTCGAGTTGGGCGATCACCGCGGCGCGCTGTTCGATCGCGTCGGCGAAGGCCAGCGTGAGCTTGAACCGGAAGTCCGGCGCCGCGTCGGTGGGCAGCAACAACCCGGAGGTACGCCGCCGGTCCAGCACCTGGATCAGGGTGACCGGGGCCGCCGGGTCGTGGGCCAGCCCGGTTATCCGGCCGTACGCCCAGTCGCGCCGGCCCCGCCCGCCGAGCAGCACGAGTCGACGGCTGGTGATCACGGCCATGCCGGCGTCGGTGACGCGTACGCCGTCCGGGCGGCGCGGGCGCAGCGGCCCGGTTGGCGGGGCGACAGTGAGGTCCGGCGCGGGCAGCACTGTGGTGTGCCGCACCTCGACCAGTTGTGCCGCGGGCAGTGCCCAGAGCACCACCTCGTCGGCGGCCAACTCCAACGGCAGACCGGAGCCGGCGGCCGCCGAGCCCTGGAAGTCGGCGGCCAGGGCGCGCAGCCGCCGTAATTCGTCGTCGCGTCGTCGCCACGCCGCCTCAGCGCCTCGGTAGGTGCTGACCCGCCGCACG belongs to Micromonospora ureilytica and includes:
- a CDS encoding VOC family protein; this encodes MEQRISLITLGVSDLARAKAFYEHLGWRGQEVEETVFIQAGGLAVVLWGRDKLADDAGIADPGTDGFGGVALAQNVRSREEVDEVITTATEAGATVTKPARETFYGGYAGYFTDLDGHVWEIAWNPGFALADDGTLNVPDFSAMG
- a CDS encoding WapI family immunity protein, with amino-acid sequence MEIRSDDGARVRVRPVGYQPGIDPPDDPDRATPGWHDWLLIEVDARTADGQTWSHHYPSLMVEEARALGGWLHGQATAALGLSAPPAMVSFTEPNLALRSRVLRRRRLELIVEFSAESLPPWMRRPSTAIYPLILTVSADALATAAEHWAEHCEAYPPRTQSRFPTHGPQPYRRQAG